Proteins from a genomic interval of Desulfurella sp.:
- a CDS encoding glycosyltransferase family 4 protein — MKILHLDTQKGFRGGEQQLIYLAEGLRELGIDSIIAAKDELYKKAGAMGFETIDSSNLKQLLGAAKQCDILHAHASKAHTLGVFLKLLTRKPLVYTRRVDYKQKKISKLKYLLTDKVVCVAKSIEKDLYENFHIQAETIYSSVDFDLIDKVDIKKVETIKKQYGPLIIGNIGALTAQKDHKTLIDAASQLDKSYTFLILGEGNLKQELEIYAKQKGVNNIVFLGFRDDIQNYLAAFDLFVISSQNEGICSSILQAFLFKIPVVATNAGGVSELIGDNQRGLIVPIKDAKKLSENIQRLILDKELSKKLANQAFEFVKDFNYKIASKKYLDIYNNLSKKV, encoded by the coding sequence ATGAAAATCCTGCATTTAGATACACAAAAAGGCTTTAGAGGCGGCGAGCAGCAGCTAATATACCTAGCAGAAGGCTTAAGAGAGCTTGGTATAGATTCTATTATTGCCGCTAAGGATGAGCTATACAAAAAAGCAGGCGCAATGGGTTTTGAAACAATAGACTCAAGTAATTTAAAGCAATTATTAGGTGCAGCAAAACAATGCGACATCTTACATGCTCATGCTTCAAAAGCGCATACTCTGGGCGTTTTTCTTAAATTATTGACAAGAAAACCCCTTGTATACACAAGAAGGGTGGATTATAAACAAAAAAAGATATCAAAACTTAAGTATTTACTAACAGACAAAGTAGTGTGTGTTGCAAAATCTATTGAAAAAGATTTATATGAAAACTTTCACATTCAGGCAGAAACTATTTACAGCTCTGTAGATTTTGATTTGATTGACAAAGTAGATATAAAAAAAGTAGAAACTATTAAAAAGCAATACGGACCCTTAATAATTGGAAACATTGGAGCGCTAACTGCTCAAAAAGATCACAAAACTCTAATTGATGCAGCAAGCCAGCTTGATAAAAGCTATACTTTCCTGATACTTGGCGAAGGAAATTTAAAGCAAGAGTTAGAGATATACGCAAAACAAAAAGGTGTTAACAATATTGTGTTTTTGGGTTTTAGGGATGATATACAAAACTATCTGGCTGCATTTGATCTGTTTGTAATATCATCCCAAAACGAAGGTATATGTTCAAGCATACTTCAGGCATTTTTATTTAAAATACCTGTTGTTGCAACAAATGCTGGCGGAGTAAGTGAGCTTATTGGTGATAACCAAAGGGGCTTAATTGTTCCTATTAAAGATGCTAAAAAGTTATCTGAAAACATTCAAAGACTTATTTTAGACAAAGAGCTTTCTAAAAAACTTGCAAACCAAGCGTTTGAGTTTGTTAAGGATTTTAACTATAAGATTGCGTCAAAAAAATACCTTGATATTTACAATAACCTTTCAAAGAAAGTTTGA
- a CDS encoding SPASM domain-containing protein, translated as MLIDDLKLPKSYFKSIEFTMQVGCSVGCNFCPQGIFVKNYKSNIKSFTLETFKKALTNIKNSTIEEVKFSGFSEPLENSDIYDCILEAYTQGFRVELITTLKNFSETGFKKIKDLPIKCHVSIQPPNLNNRKGLSDATAWNNVEQLLSLKPKCELVFGCLDNGLTQQNKNDLQNIENRLNIAIKYERYTTRAGYAGSVLKTNAHKKLVCKHNLGQVALPNGDLALCCMDFGLKHIVGNIFSEHYNDILNGEKLKSIVQIMLGQKEGEILCQTCEYAKAIPGFLSPKCYVNARESFKNLRDKLVPKNSSTRKKLDALFR; from the coding sequence TTGTTGATTGACGATTTAAAATTGCCTAAATCTTACTTTAAAAGCATAGAATTTACAATGCAAGTAGGATGTTCTGTGGGCTGCAATTTTTGCCCTCAAGGTATATTTGTAAAAAACTATAAGTCAAACATAAAAAGCTTTACGCTTGAAACTTTTAAAAAAGCGCTTACAAACATCAAAAACTCTACAATTGAAGAAGTAAAATTCAGCGGCTTTAGCGAACCATTAGAAAACAGCGATATTTATGATTGTATATTAGAAGCCTATACACAAGGCTTTCGTGTTGAGCTCATAACAACGCTAAAAAACTTTTCAGAGACTGGCTTTAAAAAAATAAAAGATTTGCCCATAAAATGCCACGTAAGCATACAGCCGCCCAATTTAAACAATAGGAAGGGTCTAAGCGATGCGACAGCGTGGAACAATGTAGAGCAGCTTTTATCTTTAAAGCCAAAATGTGAGCTTGTATTTGGCTGCTTGGATAACGGCTTAACACAACAAAACAAAAATGACTTGCAAAATATTGAAAACAGACTCAATATAGCAATAAAGTATGAAAGATACACAACAAGGGCAGGGTATGCGGGTTCTGTCTTAAAAACAAATGCTCACAAAAAACTTGTTTGCAAGCACAATTTAGGTCAAGTTGCTCTGCCAAATGGCGATTTAGCTTTATGCTGTATGGATTTTGGGCTAAAGCATATTGTAGGAAATATTTTTAGTGAGCACTACAATGATATTTTAAACGGTGAAAAACTTAAAAGTATAGTGCAAATAATGCTTGGCCAAAAAGAAGGTGAAATTTTGTGTCAAACCTGCGAGTATGCAAAAGCAATACCAGGCTTCTTAAGTCCTAAATGTTATGTAAACGCGCGAGAGTCTTTTAAAAATCTCCGCGATAAACTTGTCCCCAAAAATAGTTCAACCAGAAAAAAGCTTGATGCGCTATTTAGATAA
- the dapA gene encoding 4-hydroxy-tetrahydrodipicolinate synthase: MFELKGAMTAIVTPFKNGKFDEVSFRNLIKRQIENGIDCIVPCGTTGEAVTLDLNEYEKVVGSCVEECKGQVGVLAGAGSNNTKKVIEMAKLAQSLGADAILSVTPYYNKPTQEGLYQHYKAIADAVDIGVVIYNVPGRTSVNILPDTVARLSEIDNIIGIKEASGSLNQVSEILEKAKEGFSVVSGDDFLTLPMLSIGGSGIISVTSNVAPAMVSEQYDAFVSGDLEKAKTLHHKMYPLHQMMFIETNPIPVKTAVALMGLVEEEFRLPLCKMSNANKEKLKAMLKEYEFLGG, encoded by the coding sequence ATGTTTGAATTAAAAGGTGCTATGACGGCTATTGTAACTCCATTCAAAAATGGCAAGTTTGATGAGGTATCATTTAGGAATTTAATTAAAAGGCAAATTGAAAATGGTATTGATTGTATTGTACCATGTGGTACTACAGGAGAAGCTGTAACACTGGATTTAAATGAATATGAAAAAGTTGTTGGCTCATGCGTTGAAGAATGCAAAGGTCAGGTAGGTGTTCTTGCTGGTGCTGGTAGCAATAATACAAAAAAAGTTATTGAAATGGCAAAATTAGCTCAAAGTTTGGGCGCTGATGCAATTTTATCTGTAACGCCATATTATAATAAACCTACACAGGAAGGATTATATCAGCACTATAAAGCAATAGCAGATGCTGTTGATATAGGAGTTGTTATATACAATGTGCCAGGAAGGACATCGGTTAACATATTGCCAGATACGGTGGCAAGGCTTAGCGAAATTGACAATATTATTGGCATAAAAGAAGCAAGCGGCTCGCTAAACCAGGTTTCAGAAATTCTTGAAAAAGCAAAAGAAGGCTTTAGCGTGGTAAGTGGCGATGATTTTTTAACACTACCCATGCTATCTATAGGTGGTTCTGGCATAATTTCTGTTACATCAAATGTAGCACCCGCAATGGTTAGCGAGCAATACGATGCATTTGTGTCAGGCGATCTTGAAAAAGCCAAAACGCTACACCATAAAATGTACCCTCTTCACCAGATGATGTTTATTGAAACCAATCCTATACCTGTTAAAACAGCTGTAGCACTTATGGGTCTTGTAGAAGAAGAATTTAGATTGCCATTGTGCAAAATGTCAAATGCAAACAAAGAAAAACTAAAAGCTATGTTAAAAGAATACGAATTTTTGGGTGGATAA
- a CDS encoding divergent polysaccharide deacetylase family protein codes for MAQKINILLGKSFILWLFLSFLLFPKLSFAKGSISIIIDDMGYDHYVMQKFLDINLPLAFSFIPDTPFVHMSGDFCKKGYTVMLHMPSESIDKYLNNNYPLFLRVSDSKKDIFEQLDRAMRNIPCASGFNNHMGSKFLQSSVKMSDVMEFLKQHNLFFVDSLTTPNSVGYKLACRYKVPYAVRDMFIDNKKRFNYVKHNLLDAIKLAKQGKNVIVIGHDNIVDYEAIVHLKDKLKPYLKDIKENLIQCQ; via the coding sequence ATGGCCCAAAAAATAAATATTTTGCTTGGGAAGAGCTTCATTTTATGGCTCTTTCTAAGCTTTTTATTGTTTCCTAAACTTTCTTTTGCTAAAGGCAGTATTTCTATAATAATCGACGATATGGGCTATGATCACTATGTTATGCAAAAATTTCTGGATATCAATTTGCCTTTAGCCTTTTCTTTTATACCAGATACACCTTTTGTTCATATGTCGGGTGATTTTTGTAAAAAGGGATATACTGTAATGCTGCATATGCCAAGCGAGTCTATAGATAAGTATTTAAATAACAATTATCCACTTTTTCTAAGAGTGTCTGACTCAAAAAAAGATATATTTGAACAATTAGACAGGGCTATGCGCAATATCCCTTGTGCAAGCGGTTTTAATAACCACATGGGTTCAAAATTCTTGCAAAGCTCAGTTAAGATGAGCGATGTTATGGAGTTTTTGAAACAACATAACCTTTTTTTTGTGGATAGCCTGACTACACCAAATAGTGTAGGCTACAAACTTGCTTGTCGATACAAAGTACCTTACGCTGTACGGGATATGTTTATCGATAATAAAAAACGTTTTAATTATGTAAAACATAATTTGCTTGATGCAATAAAACTTGCAAAGCAAGGCAAAAATGTTATAGTTATTGGACATGACAATATTGTAGATTATGAAGCTATTGTTCATTTAAAAGATAAACTAAAGCCATACCTTAAAGATATTAAGGAGAACTTGATTCAATGTCAATAA
- the purF gene encoding amidophosphoribosyltransferase yields MRAPFDKLREHCAVFGIYNIKEASNYVYLGLHALQHRGQEGCGIVTRHNGVFYKKRSRGLVLEAFDKADIENLKGDIGIGHARYSTSGDSSLVNLQPLTASFDLGDIAIAHNGNITNAQNIKNKLISDGAIFSSNSDTEVIIHLIARQKGSFDERLIGALSQLKGAFSLVILFNDILYAVKDPWGFRPLAIGELNDSYCFASETCAFDLIGAKFIRELESGEIVKVDKYGVNSFKPFKKENSYRCVFEHIYFARPDSYLWDNHVYEIRKKIGQKLALTSGVDADIVIAVPDSGMPAAIGYAQASGLPFEMGIIRNHYVGRTFIEPTDSIRHFGVKLKLNPSRDVLENKRVVVVDDSIVRGTTSRRIVKMIRNAGAKEVHLRIASPPVTHPCFYGIDTPTKTELIASSHTIEEITKYATADSIAYISLEDLKSIVGESGYCFACFSGHYPISFE; encoded by the coding sequence ATGAGAGCCCCATTTGATAAACTAAGAGAGCATTGCGCAGTTTTTGGTATATACAATATAAAAGAAGCGTCAAATTATGTGTATTTGGGTTTGCATGCCCTGCAGCACAGAGGCCAGGAGGGTTGTGGGATTGTAACAAGGCATAATGGTGTTTTTTATAAAAAGCGTTCGCGTGGACTTGTATTGGAAGCTTTTGATAAAGCAGATATAGAAAATTTAAAAGGCGATATTGGCATAGGCCATGCCCGTTACTCAACAAGCGGTGATTCTTCTTTAGTAAACTTACAGCCCTTGACTGCAAGTTTTGATTTAGGAGATATTGCCATTGCTCATAATGGAAATATAACCAATGCACAAAACATAAAAAACAAACTCATAAGTGATGGTGCTATATTTAGCTCAAATAGCGATACAGAAGTTATTATTCATTTAATAGCAAGGCAGAAAGGTTCTTTTGACGAAAGGCTAATTGGTGCTTTAAGTCAGCTAAAAGGCGCTTTTTCGCTTGTGATTTTATTTAATGATATTTTGTATGCTGTAAAAGATCCATGGGGTTTTAGACCTTTAGCAATAGGTGAATTAAACGATTCGTATTGTTTTGCAAGCGAAACATGTGCATTTGATTTAATTGGCGCAAAATTCATCAGAGAGCTTGAAAGTGGTGAGATAGTTAAGGTAGATAAATATGGTGTAAATTCGTTTAAGCCTTTTAAAAAAGAGAATTCTTATAGGTGTGTTTTTGAACACATATACTTTGCAAGACCTGATTCTTACCTGTGGGATAATCATGTATATGAAATTAGAAAAAAAATAGGTCAAAAACTTGCTTTAACTTCAGGTGTAGATGCTGATATAGTAATAGCTGTACCAGATTCTGGCATGCCAGCAGCAATTGGATATGCTCAAGCTTCTGGCTTGCCATTTGAGATGGGTATTATAAGAAACCATTATGTAGGTAGAACATTTATAGAGCCTACAGATTCTATAAGGCATTTTGGCGTTAAATTAAAATTGAATCCATCCCGTGATGTTTTGGAAAATAAACGGGTTGTTGTTGTGGATGATTCTATTGTAAGAGGCACAACAAGCAGGCGTATTGTTAAAATGATAAGAAATGCTGGTGCCAAAGAAGTGCATTTGCGCATAGCAAGTCCACCTGTTACGCATCCTTGCTTTTATGGTATTGATACACCGACCAAAACCGAGCTTATTGCGTCAAGCCATACAATTGAAGAAATTACAAAGTACGCTACAGCTGATTCCATAGCCTACATATCACTTGAAGATTTAAAATCAATAGTAGGCGAAAGCGGGTATTGCTTTGCTTGTTTTAGCGGGCATTATCCAATAAGTTTTGAATAA
- the dapF gene encoding diaminopimelate epimerase translates to MRKIEFFKMNGSGNDFILIDNREHVVENIGLKTEEFVKRICKRGLSIGADGVILIENTDEPDCDFAWQFYNSDGSIASMCGNGSRCAVRFAYLKGIISDTKTTFLTGAGKIYGEIVGINTVKVQLTRPTDYKTVELDNQTMYFINTGVPHLVIFVDDIEAVDVAKLGAKYRYHEIFAPAGTNVNFVKVLDDNTITIRTYERGVEAETLACGTGATASSLISGLTNKAISPVEVRTRSGKILKVYFQIKDAKSSEPIDMVFLEGDSMLSFVGTMIDEAWDY, encoded by the coding sequence ATGCGAAAAATTGAATTTTTTAAGATGAACGGCTCAGGTAATGATTTTATTTTAATAGACAATAGAGAGCATGTTGTAGAAAATATCGGTTTAAAAACAGAAGAATTTGTTAAGCGCATTTGTAAAAGAGGTTTATCCATAGGTGCAGATGGTGTTATCCTAATAGAAAATACAGATGAGCCAGATTGCGATTTTGCATGGCAGTTTTATAATAGTGATGGCTCCATTGCATCAATGTGCGGTAATGGTTCAAGATGTGCTGTACGTTTCGCCTATTTAAAAGGTATAATAAGTGATACAAAAACTACATTTTTAACAGGTGCTGGCAAGATTTATGGTGAAATCGTAGGTATAAATACAGTCAAAGTACAGCTTACCAGACCTACAGATTATAAAACAGTTGAGCTGGATAACCAAACAATGTATTTTATAAATACAGGTGTGCCCCACCTTGTGATATTTGTTGATGATATAGAAGCTGTAGATGTAGCGAAACTTGGCGCAAAGTATCGTTATCATGAAATTTTTGCTCCAGCAGGCACAAATGTTAACTTTGTAAAGGTTTTAGATGATAATACGATTACAATTCGAACATATGAACGTGGCGTAGAAGCAGAAACTTTAGCTTGTGGCACAGGCGCAACTGCTTCAAGTTTAATTAGTGGACTTACAAACAAAGCAATATCGCCCGTTGAGGTTAGAACTCGTTCTGGGAAAATTCTTAAAGTGTATTTTCAAATAAAAGACGCCAAATCCAGTGAGCCCATAGACATGGTATTTTTAGAAGGTGATAGCATGCTTAGTTTTGTGGGTACCATGATCGACGAAGCGTGGGATTATTAA
- the tsaD gene encoding tRNA (adenosine(37)-N6)-threonylcarbamoyltransferase complex transferase subunit TsaD translates to MSIILAFDTSCDDTSCAILGEGKKSNIVISQNFVHEAYGGIMPEQAARTHFENIDQATKEALKQAQCNIKDIDFIAVTIGPGLLPSLLVGVSYAKGLAYRYHLPIIPINHIEGHIFANFIENDIDFPFIVLIVSGAHTHLFLVEKFGKYQLLGKTLDDAVGEAFDKVARILGLGYPGGPVIDRLSKNGNPYSFRIPKGLSQKNTLNFSFSGVKTYVKNLVEKSKDLSKTFICDVAASFQKACVDVLCEKTLLALKKYKISRLVLAGGVSANSLLRQQMSQLATENNLNLYLPSISLCTDNALMIAKAAQFRMDLATFDFDLIDAKASLNLV, encoded by the coding sequence ATGTCAATAATCTTGGCGTTTGATACATCTTGCGATGATACATCTTGTGCAATTTTGGGTGAAGGCAAAAAATCAAACATAGTTATATCGCAAAATTTTGTCCACGAAGCATATGGGGGCATAATGCCCGAACAGGCTGCTAGAACCCATTTTGAAAATATTGACCAGGCTACAAAGGAAGCTTTAAAACAAGCTCAGTGTAATATAAAAGATATAGATTTTATTGCAGTTACAATTGGTCCTGGACTTTTGCCATCATTACTTGTAGGTGTAAGTTATGCGAAAGGTTTAGCATATAGATACCATTTGCCCATAATACCGATAAATCACATAGAAGGTCATATTTTTGCAAACTTTATTGAAAACGACATAGATTTTCCATTTATTGTTCTTATTGTTTCTGGTGCACATACGCATCTTTTTCTGGTAGAAAAATTCGGTAAGTATCAATTACTTGGGAAAACCTTAGATGATGCGGTCGGGGAGGCCTTTGATAAAGTAGCAAGGATTCTTGGGCTTGGCTATCCTGGCGGTCCAGTTATTGACAGATTGTCAAAAAATGGCAACCCTTATAGTTTCAGAATTCCAAAGGGTTTGTCTCAAAAGAACACGCTTAATTTTAGCTTTAGTGGTGTTAAGACATATGTCAAAAACCTTGTCGAAAAATCAAAAGACCTGTCAAAAACTTTTATATGCGATGTAGCAGCTTCATTCCAAAAGGCTTGTGTTGATGTATTGTGTGAAAAAACACTTTTAGCATTAAAAAAATATAAAATAAGTAGACTTGTGTTGGCAGGTGGTGTTAGTGCAAATTCATTACTTAGACAACAGATGAGTCAACTTGCCACGGAAAATAATTTAAATTTATATTTGCCTTCAATTAGTCTTTGTACTGATAATGCTTTGATGATAGCAAAAGCTGCTCAATTCAGGATGGATCTTGCAACATTTGATTTTGATTTAATAGATGCAAAAGCCTCTTTAAATCTGGTTTAA
- the lysA gene encoding diaminopimelate decarboxylase codes for MFYYKNNELYVEDIKVADIALEFKTPLYIYSKSHFETQYKKLDEKISRRHLICFALKANSNLAVINTFAKLGAGADVVSAGEIFRAKKAGLDTTKIVFSGVGKTPDEIKYALENNILMFNIESFEELEEIEKVACLLNKTAPVSFRVNPNVDPKTHPYISTGLKKNKFGISHTQIVDAYKKASQMKHISIKGIQFHIGSQLTDVSPFFEAQVKVAHIMRELLSLGIKLDIIDIGGGLGVVYENEKEPDLDQYANFINEAFKDFPDSLIVLEPGRFLVANGGIFVTKVLYRKQNEGKNFIIVDGAMNDLIRPSLYDAYHKIEPVVKKNAQKITADIVGPICESGDFFARSREIDSLERNDLVSIFSSGAYGFTMASNYNSRCKPAEVLVDKDKVKLVRARETFEDLIRGETI; via the coding sequence ATGTTTTATTACAAAAATAACGAGCTTTATGTAGAAGATATTAAGGTAGCAGACATTGCTTTAGAGTTTAAAACACCACTTTATATTTACAGTAAAAGTCATTTTGAAACTCAATATAAAAAACTTGATGAAAAAATTTCAAGAAGGCACTTAATATGCTTTGCGCTTAAAGCAAACAGCAATTTAGCCGTTATAAACACATTTGCAAAATTAGGCGCAGGTGCAGATGTGGTATCTGCTGGAGAGATTTTTAGGGCAAAAAAGGCCGGTCTTGATACGACAAAAATCGTATTTAGCGGTGTTGGCAAAACGCCAGATGAAATAAAATATGCTCTTGAAAATAACATTTTAATGTTTAATATTGAATCATTTGAAGAATTAGAAGAAATAGAAAAAGTTGCTTGTTTGCTAAACAAGACTGCACCGGTTTCTTTTAGAGTAAACCCAAATGTTGATCCAAAAACTCATCCATATATATCTACAGGTTTAAAGAAAAATAAGTTTGGCATATCACACACACAAATTGTAGATGCATACAAGAAAGCTTCCCAAATGAAGCATATTAGTATTAAAGGCATTCAATTCCATATTGGAAGCCAGCTTACAGATGTATCTCCATTTTTTGAAGCGCAAGTAAAAGTAGCGCATATTATGAGAGAGTTACTTTCTTTGGGTATAAAACTTGATATTATAGATATAGGTGGTGGACTTGGTGTAGTTTATGAAAACGAAAAAGAACCGGATTTGGACCAGTATGCAAATTTTATCAATGAAGCATTTAAAGATTTTCCGGATAGTTTGATTGTATTGGAGCCTGGCAGGTTTTTAGTTGCAAATGGCGGCATATTTGTTACAAAAGTCCTGTATAGAAAACAAAATGAAGGTAAAAATTTTATCATTGTAGATGGTGCAATGAATGATCTTATTAGACCAAGTTTGTACGATGCATACCACAAAATCGAACCTGTAGTAAAAAAGAATGCCCAAAAAATCACAGCTGATATTGTAGGTCCAATTTGTGAAAGCGGTGATTTTTTTGCCAGATCAAGAGAAATAGATAGCCTTGAAAGAAACGATTTAGTTAGTATATTTAGCAGTGGAGCATATGGTTTTACAATGGCAAGTAATTACAATTCACGTTGTAAACCAGCTGAAGTTTTAGTAGATAAAGATAAAGTAAAACTAGTAAGAGCAAGAGAAACATTCGAAGATTTAATTAGAGGGGAAACTATTTAA
- the dapB gene encoding 4-hydroxy-tetrahydrodipicolinate reductase — translation MINLIVCGVCGKMGRRIATLAIQTDKFKLVGATEANTDCVGKDIGSLLGISPINVKVSEKLSDCIDQGDCVIDFTNCKATLENVRCACENKKSIVIGTTGCDTDSIEQIKKLSVMCPIVMAPNMSLGVNILFEIVKETARYLGSDFDVEIVEMHHRAKKDAPSGTALKLAHMVAEGLGISFEQNARFSRVGEAPRAKNEIGIMALRGGDVVGEHTVIFAGDAERIEITHKASSRDVFAKGALKAASWVVDKLPGFYDMNDVLGIKSK, via the coding sequence ATGATTAATTTAATAGTTTGTGGCGTGTGTGGCAAAATGGGCAGACGCATTGCAACACTTGCTATTCAGACTGACAAATTTAAACTTGTTGGGGCAACCGAAGCAAACACCGATTGTGTAGGAAAAGATATAGGCAGTCTATTGGGTATTTCTCCAATAAATGTAAAAGTTAGCGAAAAATTATCAGATTGTATAGATCAAGGTGACTGTGTTATTGATTTTACAAATTGTAAAGCCACACTTGAAAATGTAAGGTGTGCATGTGAAAATAAAAAATCAATTGTAATTGGCACCACAGGTTGTGATACTGACTCTATTGAGCAAATAAAAAAGCTATCTGTAATGTGCCCTATAGTTATGGCACCAAATATGAGCTTAGGCGTAAATATACTGTTTGAAATTGTAAAAGAAACAGCTCGGTATTTGGGCAGTGATTTTGATGTAGAGATTGTAGAAATGCATCATAGAGCAAAAAAAGACGCTCCAAGTGGGACTGCTTTAAAGTTGGCTCATATGGTAGCAGAAGGTCTGGGCATAAGTTTTGAGCAAAATGCAAGATTCTCAAGAGTGGGCGAAGCACCAAGGGCAAAAAACGAAATAGGCATAATGGCTCTTCGTGGCGGTGATGTAGTAGGTGAGCATACTGTTATTTTTGCAGGCGATGCAGAACGTATAGAAATTACACATAAAGCATCTTCACGCGATGTATTTGCAAAAGGTGCTCTCAAGGCAGCTTCCTGGGTAGTTGATAAATTGCCTGGCTTTTACGATATGAATGACGTGCTTGGAATAAAATCTAAATGA
- a CDS encoding class II fructose-bisphosphate aldolase, whose amino-acid sequence MVHYSELGFVNTKDMFKKAFEGGYAVPAYNFNNMEQLQAIITACVNTQSPVILQVSKGARNYANQTLLRWMGQGAVEFAKELAASKNLKEIPICLHLDHGDSFELCKSCIDFGFSSVMIDGSHLPYEENVAITKQVVDYAHKYDVSVEGELGVLAGIEEDVSSDRHIYTNPDDVEDFVKKTGVDSLAIAIGTSHGAYKFKVEKGKEPPPLRFDILEEIEKRIPGFPIVLHGASSVLKEYVDMINAYGGKLEDAIGVSEDQLRKAAKSAVCKINIDTDGRLVMTAKIREFFAKNPSEFDPRKYLGPARDELIKMYERKNKEVLGSAFRV is encoded by the coding sequence ATGGTTCACTACAGTGAGCTTGGTTTTGTAAACACAAAAGATATGTTTAAAAAAGCTTTTGAAGGTGGCTATGCGGTACCTGCTTACAATTTTAACAATATGGAGCAATTGCAGGCAATTATTACAGCATGCGTAAATACACAATCACCTGTAATTTTGCAGGTGTCAAAAGGTGCTAGAAATTATGCCAATCAAACGCTTTTGAGATGGATGGGTCAAGGTGCTGTTGAGTTTGCAAAAGAGCTTGCAGCATCTAAAAATTTAAAAGAAATACCAATTTGTCTGCATTTAGATCATGGTGATAGTTTTGAATTGTGCAAAAGCTGTATAGATTTTGGTTTTTCGTCTGTTATGATAGACGGTTCTCACCTTCCTTATGAAGAAAACGTTGCTATTACAAAACAGGTGGTAGATTACGCTCATAAGTATGATGTAAGTGTAGAAGGTGAGCTTGGTGTATTGGCTGGCATAGAAGAAGATGTGTCATCTGACAGGCATATTTATACAAATCCTGATGATGTTGAAGATTTTGTCAAAAAAACTGGAGTTGACTCACTTGCAATAGCTATAGGCACAAGCCATGGCGCATACAAGTTTAAAGTAGAAAAAGGTAAAGAACCACCGCCTTTGAGGTTTGATATTTTAGAAGAAATAGAAAAGCGCATTCCTGGTTTTCCAATTGTGCTTCATGGGGCTTCAAGTGTGTTGAAAGAGTATGTTGATATGATTAATGCTTATGGTGGCAAATTAGAAGATGCAATAGGTGTAAGCGAAGATCAATTGAGAAAAGCTGCAAAATCGGCTGTGTGCAAAATAAATATTGATACAGATGGTAGGCTTGTAATGACAGCAAAAATAAGGGAATTTTTTGCGAAAAATCCATCCGAGTTTGACCCAAGAAAATATTTGGGACCAGCGCGCGACGAGCTTATAAAGATGTATGAGCGAAAAAACAAAGAGGTACTTGGCAGTGCCTTTAGAGTGTGA